One Lentimicrobiaceae bacterium genomic window, AAGAACATAAAATTATTTAGCGTATTTTATCGCTAAAATTTATTCGAAATTCTTTATAATTAAGGTTATAAAAATGAAACAAAATCGAAGCCTTTTTATTCGTATTATTTAAACCATTAAGGCATTAAGAAACATTAAGATTTTAGCCGTTAGTTGTTGGCTAAGTACAGCCAATGGCTAAGAGCTAAGAGCTAAGAGCTAAAAGCTAAGGGCTTATCGTTCGTTGCGATTAATGGACAATAATATGTTTTCAACAAAAAAAGGCTGTCATATCACTACAACAGCCTTAATATTAACAATCAAAAAGTTCCTAAACTACTCTAATACAGTTGTCCAACCAAATTTATCTTCAATTTCGGCGTACTGTATTCCAATAATTCTCTTGTAAAGCTCGGTTGACTTAGCTCCTGCTTTACCATCGGGGCAGTAGTTGTATGTTTTGCCTTCTGATGGGTCAACAATTTGACGTATAGGCGAAATAACAGCAGCTGTACCGCATGCTCCTACTTCGTCAAATTCGGCAAGTTCTTCAACCAAAACAGGACGTCTTTCAACTTTCATTCCCATATCTTCGGCAATAGTAATTAAGCTCTTGTTTGTAATTGAAGCTAAAATTGATTCCGATTTAGGAGTTACGTAGGTATTCCCTTTTATACCAAAGAAGTTTGCAGGACCTGCTTCGTCTATGTATTTTTTCTCTTTTGCATCTAGGAACAATACTGTTGAGAATCCTTTTTCTTTAGCTATTTGTCCCGATTTTAAACTTGCAGCGTAGTTACCGCCAATTTTAAATCTACCTGTTCCCAATGGTGCAGCGCGGTCGTAATCGCGTGTAATCATAGCCGTAACAGGATTAAAACCTTCTTTAAAGTACGGACCAACCGGTGTAACAAAAACCATAAATAAATATTCGTCAGCCGGATTAACACCAACTCTTGGACCTGTTCCTATCAACAATGGTCTGATGTACAATGATGCTC contains:
- a CDS encoding branched-chain amino acid aminotransferase, yielding MTANLDWSKLPFGYVKTDFNVRSYYRNGAWGPIEVTDDEFVSMHMAATVLHYGQGGFEGMKAYTGKDGKIRLFRWEENAKRLQLSADGIMMAEPPLDLFFEAVKTAVLKNKRFVPPYGTGASLYIRPLLIGTGPRVGVNPADEYLFMVFVTPVGPYFKEGFNPVTAMITRDYDRAAPLGTGRFKIGGNYAASLKSGQIAKEKGFSTVLFLDAKEKKYIDEAGPANFFGIKGNTYVTPKSESILASITNKSLITIAEDMGMKVERRPVLVEELAEFDEVGACGTAAVISPIRQIVDPSEGKTYNYCPDGKAGAKSTELYKRIIGIQYAEIEDKFGWTTVLE